In Sphingopyxis sp. FD7, a single window of DNA contains:
- a CDS encoding YybH family protein, translating to MRRLTITAIALAMLVAVPAQATEPADYQGAAAALAQYKSAMEKLDLTGVEALFSPDAQIFESGGVEGNFAHYRDHHMGPELKEFKSFTFRNYKISVRGEGNIAIATETYSFSIVLASGETIERDGVATSVLKQDNGKWQIFNLHSSSRKPKVRPAGGI from the coding sequence ATGAGACGACTGACGATTACAGCAATCGCATTGGCCATGCTGGTGGCCGTCCCGGCTCAGGCGACCGAGCCTGCGGATTATCAGGGCGCGGCGGCAGCGCTCGCGCAGTATAAATCGGCGATGGAGAAACTGGACCTGACCGGCGTCGAGGCCCTCTTTTCGCCAGACGCCCAGATATTCGAGTCCGGCGGCGTTGAAGGGAACTTCGCCCACTATCGCGACCATCACATGGGTCCCGAACTCAAGGAATTCAAATCCTTCACCTTCCGCAATTACAAGATTTCGGTTCGCGGCGAAGGAAATATCGCGATCGCAACCGAGACCTACAGCTTCTCGATTGTGCTCGCGAGCGGCGAGACCATCGAACGGGATGGCGTCGCTACGAGTGTCCTCAAACAGGACAACGGAAAGTGGCAGATCTTCAATCTCCACAGCTCCTCACGCAAGCCGAAGGTGCGGCCGGCGGGTGGCATCTGA
- a CDS encoding heavy metal translocating P-type ATPase produces the protein MHDHQGAEKGSGSTTDPVCGMMVDPATTPHIATHSGKHHYFCSAGCLAKFEADPDLYAAKREPAAADAPEGAIWTCPMHPEIQRAGPGSCPICGMALEPVMPTASGGPSEEYRDMRRRFWIGLLLALPVVALEMGGHLTGLHQFVGRQTNNWTQMLLATPVVLWAGWPFFERAWLSIRNKSLNMFTLIAMGTGVAWGYSMIAAIVPQIFPAAFRADDGSVAVYFEAAAVITVLVLLGQVLELRARETTSGAIRALLDLTPKLARRVRSDGSDEEVALEDVAVGDMLRIRPGEKVPVDGIVVEGRGTVDESMVTGESMPVTKAAGAALVGGTINQTGGLLMRSEKVGRDTMLARIVQMVADAQRSRAPIQRLADAVSGWFVPGVIVVAIAAFVVWSLLGPVPAMAYGLIAAVSVLIIACPCALGLATPMSIMVGVGRGAEVGVLIKNAEALERMEKVDTLVVDKTGTLTEGRPSVVAIEVAEGFEENDLLRIAASLERSSEHPLAAAIVKAAEDRALALVEPSGVDQPVGKGIVGVVDDKAIVLGNANFLEEYDVDLGALAEAADRLRTDGATAIYIAVSGKAAGVIAIADPVKETTGDALAALREAGIKVIMLTGDNRVTAEAIARRLGIDDVEADVLPDQKSAVVQRLREEGRIVAMAGDGVNDAPALAAADVGIAMGSGTDVAIESAGVTLLRGDLLGIVRARHLSHATMANIRQNLFFAFAYNVAGIPVAAGVLYPIFGLLLSPVIAAAAMALSSVSVIANSLRLRFARI, from the coding sequence ATGCACGATCATCAGGGCGCAGAAAAAGGCAGCGGGAGCACGACTGATCCGGTCTGCGGCATGATGGTCGATCCGGCCACCACACCTCATATCGCGACGCATAGCGGCAAGCATCACTATTTCTGCAGCGCAGGCTGCCTCGCCAAATTCGAGGCCGATCCCGATCTTTATGCCGCAAAACGCGAGCCGGCCGCAGCCGATGCACCCGAAGGCGCCATCTGGACCTGCCCGATGCATCCCGAGATCCAGCGCGCCGGCCCCGGAAGCTGCCCGATCTGCGGCATGGCACTCGAGCCCGTCATGCCGACAGCATCGGGCGGCCCCAGCGAAGAATATCGCGATATGCGGCGGCGCTTCTGGATCGGGCTCCTTCTCGCACTCCCGGTGGTTGCGCTCGAAATGGGCGGCCATCTGACAGGCCTTCATCAATTTGTCGGTCGCCAGACGAACAACTGGACCCAGATGTTGCTCGCGACTCCCGTCGTTCTATGGGCGGGCTGGCCCTTCTTCGAGCGCGCGTGGCTCTCAATCCGCAACAAAAGCCTCAACATGTTCACCCTCATCGCGATGGGGACCGGGGTCGCGTGGGGCTACAGCATGATCGCGGCGATCGTCCCCCAAATCTTTCCGGCTGCGTTCCGCGCCGATGATGGCTCGGTCGCGGTCTATTTCGAGGCGGCGGCGGTCATCACGGTGCTGGTGCTACTCGGGCAGGTGCTCGAACTCAGGGCCCGCGAAACGACGAGCGGCGCGATCCGCGCGCTCCTTGACCTCACACCGAAGCTCGCCCGGCGCGTCCGCAGCGATGGAAGCGACGAGGAGGTCGCGCTCGAGGACGTCGCGGTCGGTGACATGCTACGCATCCGTCCGGGCGAAAAAGTCCCCGTCGATGGCATCGTCGTAGAAGGCCGCGGCACGGTCGACGAATCGATGGTCACGGGCGAATCGATGCCGGTGACCAAGGCGGCCGGGGCGGCGCTGGTCGGCGGAACGATCAATCAAACGGGCGGCCTGCTCATGCGCAGCGAGAAGGTCGGGCGCGACACGATGCTCGCGCGAATCGTACAGATGGTCGCCGATGCGCAGCGCAGCCGCGCGCCGATCCAGCGTCTCGCCGATGCCGTTTCGGGCTGGTTCGTGCCCGGCGTCATCGTCGTCGCCATTGCCGCTTTCGTTGTCTGGTCGCTTCTGGGCCCCGTGCCCGCCATGGCCTATGGCCTTATCGCCGCCGTCTCGGTGCTCATCATCGCCTGTCCCTGCGCGCTCGGCCTCGCGACGCCAATGTCCATCATGGTCGGCGTGGGGCGCGGCGCCGAAGTTGGCGTGCTGATCAAAAATGCCGAGGCGCTTGAGCGGATGGAGAAGGTCGACACGCTCGTCGTCGATAAGACCGGGACGCTGACAGAAGGCAGACCCTCGGTCGTCGCCATCGAAGTCGCCGAAGGGTTCGAGGAAAACGACCTCCTCCGGATTGCCGCGAGCCTTGAGCGCAGCAGCGAACATCCATTGGCCGCCGCAATCGTCAAAGCGGCGGAAGACCGCGCCCTCGCGCTCGTCGAGCCATCGGGAGTCGACCAGCCGGTCGGCAAGGGCATCGTCGGGGTCGTCGACGACAAGGCGATCGTCCTCGGCAATGCGAACTTTCTCGAAGAATATGACGTCGATCTGGGCGCACTCGCCGAGGCGGCTGACCGGCTTCGTACAGACGGTGCAACGGCGATCTACATCGCGGTCAGCGGCAAGGCGGCCGGCGTCATCGCCATCGCCGATCCGGTCAAGGAGACGACGGGCGACGCACTCGCGGCGCTGCGCGAAGCCGGAATCAAGGTCATCATGCTAACCGGCGACAATCGCGTCACCGCCGAGGCGATCGCGCGGCGCCTCGGCATCGACGACGTCGAGGCCGATGTCCTCCCCGACCAGAAGAGTGCGGTCGTGCAGCGGCTGCGCGAAGAGGGCCGGATCGTCGCCATGGCCGGCGACGGGGTAAACGACGCCCCCGCGCTCGCCGCCGCCGACGTCGGCATCGCGATGGGTTCGGGAACCGATGTCGCCATCGAAAGCGCGGGTGTGACGCTACTGCGCGGCGACCTTCTGGGCATCGTGCGGGCGCGGCATCTCAGCCATGCGACGATGGCGAACATCCGTCAGAATCTCTTCTTCGCTTTCGCCTATAATGTCGCCGGGATTCCCGTCGCTGCGGGCGTGCTCTATCCGATTTTCGGACTATTGCTCTCGCCGGTCATTGCCGCCGCTGCAATGGCACTCTCGTCCGTCAGCGTCATCGCCAATTCTTTGCGGCTGCGCTTTGCCAGAATCTGA
- a CDS encoding class I SAM-dependent methyltransferase translates to MPDPKPVARSYTPAAGYHFLTPFYDFGVAVTTRERVWRDRLVRHMALGEGDVILDIGSGTGNLALAIARHSRDVRYLGFDPDEAATRIARTKTAQIVPPPEFRVGFFAASAIDDWPPPAKIAICLVLHQVGLEEKARLLREARQVLAPGGKLYVADYGEQRSRLMRLLFRLTIQQLDGVQDTQPNADGLLPVLMREAGFCDVRELETFRTPTGAIGIIEARKPGT, encoded by the coding sequence ATGCCCGACCCGAAACCCGTAGCAAGATCCTACACGCCAGCGGCAGGATATCACTTCCTGACGCCCTTTTATGATTTCGGCGTCGCGGTGACAACGCGCGAGCGCGTGTGGCGCGACCGTCTCGTTCGCCATATGGCGCTCGGCGAGGGTGACGTCATTCTCGATATCGGCTCGGGTACGGGAAATCTTGCGCTGGCGATCGCTCGCCATAGCCGGGACGTCCGCTATCTTGGTTTCGACCCCGACGAGGCAGCGACGCGAATTGCCCGAACGAAGACCGCGCAGATTGTTCCACCGCCGGAGTTTCGAGTTGGCTTTTTCGCGGCTTCGGCGATCGATGACTGGCCCCCGCCTGCCAAGATTGCGATCTGCCTCGTCCTTCATCAGGTCGGGCTTGAGGAAAAGGCACGTCTGCTACGCGAGGCCCGGCAGGTGCTCGCGCCGGGCGGCAAACTCTATGTTGCCGACTATGGGGAACAGCGCAGCCGCCTCATGCGGTTGTTGTTCCGCCTCACGATCCAGCAGCTCGACGGCGTCCAGGACACCCAGCCCAACGCCGATGGATTGCTCCCGGTGCTGATGAGAGAGGCAGGCTTTTGCGATGTTCGCGAGCTTGAGACGTTCCGCACGCCAACCGGTGCGATCGGGATCATCGAGGCCCGAAAGCCCGGGACCTGA